A window from Spirochaetota bacterium encodes these proteins:
- a CDS encoding glycyl-radical enzyme activating protein, protein MKTIHESPAAPMATVLNIQRMSTEDGPGIRTTVFFKGCGLSCSWCHNPESISSKPQVQWIENRCIGCRSCVAACPEGVLAFEAAGVVIDRKRCAGCGACADACPSTAMELLGKKWALADLVREVEKDRAYFEQSGGGITASGGDPTVQAPFVVEFLRECRLRGLHTVLDTCGYSSRQALETILPHADMVLFDLKIMDGAEHRRRTGAPNGRILENIMFVRDYMKKSGRPSSLWIRTPLIPGATATVENVTAIGSFIAENLESVIERWELCSFNNLCRDKYRRLGIDWEFRDTPLLSREDLDGLATVARRALSSPSIVQWTGAPRVEKAADGGPEKRHLKLVKGCTTC, encoded by the coding sequence ATGAAGACAATCCATGAATCACCGGCAGCGCCCATGGCAACGGTGCTCAATATTCAGCGAATGTCCACCGAGGACGGGCCCGGCATCCGGACCACGGTCTTTTTCAAGGGCTGCGGCCTTTCGTGTTCGTGGTGCCATAACCCGGAGAGCATCTCGTCAAAACCGCAGGTGCAGTGGATCGAGAACCGGTGCATCGGCTGTCGCTCCTGTGTCGCGGCCTGTCCTGAAGGGGTGCTCGCTTTCGAGGCGGCCGGCGTCGTGATCGACCGGAAGCGCTGCGCCGGATGCGGGGCCTGCGCCGACGCGTGTCCCTCGACGGCCATGGAGCTCCTGGGGAAAAAGTGGGCGCTCGCCGACCTGGTTCGCGAGGTGGAGAAGGACCGCGCCTATTTCGAGCAGTCAGGCGGCGGCATCACGGCCTCGGGCGGCGATCCGACCGTGCAGGCGCCCTTCGTCGTCGAATTTCTGAGGGAGTGCAGACTGCGCGGCCTGCATACGGTGCTCGATACCTGCGGCTATTCGTCGAGGCAGGCACTGGAAACTATCCTGCCGCACGCCGACATGGTGCTCTTCGACCTTAAAATCATGGACGGCGCCGAACACCGGCGACGTACCGGCGCGCCGAACGGACGCATCCTCGAAAACATTATGTTCGTTCGCGATTACATGAAAAAATCGGGCCGTCCGTCATCTCTCTGGATACGAACGCCGCTCATCCCGGGCGCGACGGCGACGGTTGAAAATGTAACGGCGATCGGTTCGTTCATCGCCGAAAACCTTGAGTCCGTCATCGAGCGCTGGGAGCTCTGCTCGTTCAACAATCTATGCCGCGACAAGTATCGCCGGCTCGGCATCGACTGGGAGTTTCGGGACACGCCGCTGCTTTCGCGCGAAGACCTCGACGGCCTGGCGACGGTCGCCCGTCGCGCGCTTTCAAGTCCCTCTATCGTGCAGTGGACCGGTGCGCCGCGCGTCGAGAAGGCCGCCGATGGGGGACCGGAAAAGCGGCATCTTAAACTGGTTAAGGGCTGCACCACGTGCTGA
- a CDS encoding pyruvate formate lyase family protein: MNTTASAARFAIKEPKGLSPRITWLRDYFFSGVDRAWNNEFMPWTTGTPWDVQYDEITYYIVPETYAFLQTFRSSFHQMARTVHLHDDFWKWSIPERRAWFVKEVMVGYMPHEVLPGDLIAGSRFNLQASRCWTKKELEERDRLIYGKKGARAMMKWFHDHGFGNSGATSGHLIPDYKRVLVEGWKDIYAELMARYYELSDREKSGPRGAQLHAMMTAAVMPKELAAVYAGECRRLAARESTPARKEELTQMAANLDRVPWEPSVTFHEAVQALWLSHMLVMSDENYPGPGVSFGRLDQYLLPYWEHSINNGMDREFGKEILKCFWVHSNTAYDAMIRVGGNQGITAGFGQLFNLSGLGADGKDMTNELTYVLLEVIDEMTPILEPKPNVRLHRTSPEKLMDTVVSMISSSQGAPFLLNFDERSMAGMLREANRSGVGHLINESNVHDYASVGCLENTMVGNDRSGTVDNNLNLLKAVELALTGGKDLLPFTDLLTGKTTPPARVGPDTGDATKFKTWDEFWNAYAEQTRFIVKKCVEIYEMSESARARFSPTPYLSCLVRGCAAKGVDVTQGGAELSFTTIEGVTFATTVDSLLAVKYLVFDKKECTMAELIKALKDNWVGHEVLQAKAKNRAPKYGRDDDYADEMARRVMDLWTEETWKHATKSTGRRFRPGMLSWNYWVGDGFVLAASPDGRPKGQFLSNAICPSNGADINGPTANANSVGKALGGRDAGGGDWKGYLNSLPNGASHTITFNPSLLRDPEHRTKFKAFLRGYAENGGTALQVNMIDADMLRDAQKHPGAYRHLLVRVTGYNAYFSAIGRELQDEIIARESHNKY, encoded by the coding sequence ATGAACACGACGGCGTCGGCGGCTCGATTCGCGATAAAGGAACCGAAGGGTCTCTCTCCTCGCATAACCTGGCTTCGCGATTATTTCTTCAGCGGGGTGGACCGGGCCTGGAACAACGAGTTCATGCCATGGACCACGGGCACTCCCTGGGACGTCCAGTACGATGAGATCACCTATTACATAGTTCCCGAAACCTATGCATTTTTACAAACCTTCCGATCATCCTTCCACCAGATGGCCCGTACCGTACACCTGCACGACGATTTCTGGAAATGGAGCATCCCCGAACGGCGCGCATGGTTCGTAAAGGAGGTAATGGTCGGTTACATGCCGCACGAGGTGCTGCCCGGCGACCTCATCGCCGGTTCGCGATTCAACCTTCAGGCATCGCGCTGCTGGACGAAGAAGGAGCTGGAAGAGCGCGACAGGCTGATATACGGTAAAAAAGGAGCGCGCGCGATGATGAAATGGTTCCACGACCACGGATTCGGAAATTCGGGCGCGACCTCGGGCCACCTCATACCGGACTATAAACGGGTCCTCGTCGAGGGATGGAAGGACATTTACGCGGAGCTGATGGCGCGCTATTACGAGCTTTCCGATCGCGAAAAAAGCGGCCCGCGCGGCGCCCAGCTTCATGCGATGATGACCGCCGCGGTCATGCCGAAGGAGCTGGCGGCGGTCTATGCCGGGGAATGCCGCAGGCTCGCGGCCAGGGAATCGACACCTGCGCGAAAGGAGGAGCTGACGCAGATGGCCGCAAACCTCGACCGCGTGCCGTGGGAGCCCTCGGTCACGTTTCACGAGGCGGTCCAGGCGCTGTGGCTTTCGCACATGCTGGTGATGAGCGATGAAAACTATCCCGGCCCCGGCGTGTCGTTCGGGCGCCTGGACCAGTACCTGCTGCCGTACTGGGAGCACTCGATCAATAACGGCATGGACCGCGAGTTCGGCAAGGAGATACTCAAGTGCTTCTGGGTGCACTCCAATACCGCCTACGACGCCATGATCCGGGTGGGCGGCAACCAGGGGATCACCGCGGGGTTCGGACAGCTCTTCAATCTCTCGGGACTCGGAGCGGATGGGAAGGACATGACGAACGAACTCACCTATGTGCTCCTGGAGGTGATCGACGAGATGACGCCGATTCTCGAACCAAAACCTAACGTACGATTGCACCGCACCTCGCCCGAGAAGCTTATGGACACGGTCGTTTCGATGATCTCCTCGAGCCAGGGAGCGCCTTTTCTGTTGAATTTCGACGAGCGCTCGATGGCGGGAATGCTCCGGGAGGCGAATCGTTCCGGGGTCGGGCATCTTATCAACGAATCGAATGTTCACGACTATGCCTCGGTGGGATGTCTGGAGAACACGATGGTCGGAAACGACCGCTCGGGGACCGTGGACAATAACCTCAACCTCCTGAAGGCGGTGGAGCTCGCGCTTACCGGCGGGAAAGACCTGCTCCCATTCACCGACCTTCTAACCGGGAAAACAACGCCTCCGGCGCGCGTGGGGCCCGACACCGGCGACGCGACGAAATTCAAAACATGGGACGAGTTCTGGAACGCCTATGCGGAGCAGACCAGGTTCATCGTAAAGAAATGCGTGGAGATTTACGAGATGTCCGAGAGCGCCCGGGCGCGGTTTTCGCCCACGCCCTACCTATCGTGCCTGGTACGCGGATGCGCCGCGAAGGGCGTGGACGTAACGCAGGGCGGGGCCGAGCTCAGCTTCACCACGATAGAAGGCGTCACCTTCGCGACCACGGTCGATTCGCTCCTTGCGGTGAAGTATCTCGTGTTCGACAAAAAGGAATGCACCATGGCCGAACTCATAAAGGCCCTTAAAGATAACTGGGTCGGCCACGAGGTGCTTCAGGCGAAGGCGAAAAACCGCGCGCCCAAGTACGGCCGCGACGACGACTACGCCGACGAAATGGCGCGGCGCGTCATGGACCTGTGGACGGAAGAAACCTGGAAGCACGCCACCAAATCGACCGGCAGGCGCTTTCGTCCCGGCATGCTCTCGTGGAACTACTGGGTGGGCGACGGCTTCGTCCTTGCCGCGAGCCCGGACGGACGGCCGAAGGGACAGTTCCTCTCAAACGCCATCTGTCCGTCGAACGGAGCGGACATCAACGGACCGACGGCAAACGCCAACTCCGTGGGCAAGGCGTTGGGCGGAAGGGATGCCGGCGGCGGCGACTGGAAGGGTTACCTGAACAGCCTTCCGAACGGGGCGAGCCATACCATCACCTTCAATCCGTCGCTGTTGCGCGATCCGGAGCATCGCACCAAGTTCAAGGCCTTCCTGCGCGGGTACGCGGAGAACGGCGGGACCGCGCTGCAGGTCAACATGATCGATGCGGACATGCTGCGCGATGCGCAGAAGCACCCGGGGGCCTACCGGCACCTGCTGGTGAGGGTCACCGGATACAACGCCTATTTTTCGGCGATCGGCCGCGAGCTGCAGGACGAGATAATCGCGCGCGAGAGCCATAACAAGTATTGA
- a CDS encoding FadR/GntR family transcriptional regulator, whose product MTELLGPIRAQSLVGAFVTRFEALIISGELVIGSRLPSERELAGRMGVSRPVVHEGLVELQARGLVTLKPRKGAYVNDYRRRGSLSLLESLLSYHRGNLEPGLLRSMIRMRELFEMETARLAARNRTGEHLRQFREIIGREKECDLSRPETIVAIDFEFHLVTAIATGNLVYPLIMNSFKDVYTNLTGIFFTDPDVAPRVFGFHRRLVESFEARDEKKASAVMKRLLDHGERYLNKTIDERIAAVSNEKVV is encoded by the coding sequence GTGACCGAACTTCTGGGTCCCATACGCGCACAGAGCCTTGTCGGGGCGTTCGTAACGCGCTTCGAGGCGCTCATCATATCCGGGGAGCTCGTTATCGGCAGCCGCCTGCCGTCGGAACGGGAGCTCGCCGGCCGAATGGGGGTAAGCCGGCCCGTGGTGCACGAGGGGCTGGTGGAGCTCCAGGCGCGCGGACTGGTGACGCTCAAGCCGCGCAAGGGCGCGTACGTCAACGACTATCGCAGAAGGGGCTCTCTCTCGCTGCTCGAATCGCTCCTGTCGTACCACAGGGGAAACCTCGAACCGGGGCTGCTTCGCAGCATGATCCGGATGCGCGAACTGTTCGAGATGGAAACCGCCCGGCTCGCCGCGCGCAACCGGACCGGCGAGCACCTCCGCCAGTTCCGCGAGATAATCGGTCGCGAAAAGGAATGCGACCTCTCCAGGCCCGAAACGATCGTCGCGATCGATTTCGAATTCCATCTCGTCACGGCGATCGCCACCGGGAATCTCGTTTATCCGCTCATCATGAATTCATTCAAAGACGTCTACACCAACCTCACCGGGATTTTTTTCACCGACCCCGACGTGGCGCCCAGGGTGTTCGGTTTTCACCGTCGGCTGGTAGAATCCTTCGAGGCGCGCGACGAAAAAAAGGCATCGGCGGTGATGAAGCGCCTGCTCGATCACGGGGAGCGCTATCTCAATAAAACGATAGACGAAAGAATCGCGGCCGTCTCGAACGAGAAGGTCGTATAA
- a CDS encoding PAS domain S-box protein, whose amino-acid sequence MDRLVPFPGEPSFPAIGSRFVRLIAAVFLFAVVVSGSRAAAVESAGASCENGVNISASLYYFEDTNGDLTIREIADGPVEWTHNENRYVNLGYSRSAYWFRADIHNSRQTRREVLLEIDFPSLDLVDFHVPDGRGGFDKVETGDLRVFESRPIRDPNFLIPVSLEPGASTVYMRVLSAGSLRFTVRLFTWPKFLEKKNLVLPRLWLLYGMLFLVAGFYMFAYALLRKPVYLYFALFASTLFLYQIAHRGYAFQFLWPGLPWWANAALPVTMNLLGLFGALFARAIMDLRASSPGTDRLFILFGYVLFPLAAVLSLLLPARPCLQMTYALLMAFAFIVIIHTVFALWRGNRFARYFLAGVGGFAVFAVIGAFTAFGRLPLNFFTEWSTELGFLWLVFSASAGMIDRMKALADDLRSSRAEQEKNIELLTRANQELEATNEELNAAMEELGATNEEFEAQNEELIAAENELRRSEEKYRSLVENINEVIYSIDASGAITYLSPAVEKMIGFTPTEIEDLNFSSLIHPEDVERIIVRFGELMHDVVKPSVYRIMTKTGGYRWIMSLSRPIFHRGEFVGANGVLTDIHERKEAEDRVLKEKNFATTIIDTLPGIFFVLAGGGKLVRWKGREKTDEAFGYTPEEVRAMSALDLVCPKDRQLAAARIHEAFDTGQSSAEITFAHKNGDRLVFHVAVSRMRLDGEVYLIGIGFEITDRKRAEEEREKTLAQLIQSQKMEAIGTLAGGIAHEFNNMLMGIMGGLDMIRLVLGKDGRVDRDAVLKYIEIALESSRRSVDMTRQLLTLSRKSGLQTIPVDLNETIISVFKLCRNTLPKSVKLDFQNGDSPFRVLADPMQMEQVLLNLCVNAAHAMTSMRPFGEREGGTLSVSAREEPGSDEFFALYPFARPGVKYIKLEVGDTGVGIDEEVRAQIFDPFFTTKRKEEGTGLGLSMAYNIVQQHGGFIDVTSRVGAGSVFSVYLPALEGEPSPVRPASGMGDMVTGEGRLLLVDDEKPVLDIAAGMLERLGYEVISAESGREALGIFSRERHRLDAVILDLSMPGMSGLEVFERMREADPGVRVLLASGFIEESVLNRVLSQGVADFIQKPYTIVQLSVKIKSVMRPPDLTTQ is encoded by the coding sequence ATGGATCGCCTCGTGCCATTTCCCGGTGAACCCTCGTTTCCGGCCATCGGTTCGCGTTTCGTGCGACTGATCGCGGCGGTCTTTTTGTTCGCCGTCGTCGTCTCCGGCTCCCGTGCCGCCGCCGTGGAATCGGCGGGGGCGTCTTGCGAAAACGGGGTGAATATTTCAGCCAGCCTGTACTACTTCGAAGACACGAATGGCGATCTCACCATCCGCGAAATAGCGGATGGGCCGGTCGAATGGACACATAATGAGAATAGATACGTCAATTTAGGCTATTCCCGGTCGGCGTACTGGTTCAGGGCGGACATCCATAATTCCCGGCAGACACGCCGGGAGGTCCTGCTCGAGATAGATTTTCCAAGCCTCGACCTTGTCGATTTCCACGTCCCCGACGGTCGCGGAGGTTTCGATAAAGTCGAAACAGGGGACCTCCGCGTCTTTGAATCGCGGCCGATCAGAGACCCGAATTTCCTGATCCCCGTTTCGCTGGAACCGGGCGCCTCAACGGTGTACATGAGGGTCCTGAGCGCCGGCTCCCTGCGTTTCACCGTGCGACTGTTTACCTGGCCGAAATTCCTTGAGAAAAAGAACCTCGTTCTGCCCCGGCTCTGGCTGCTTTACGGCATGCTGTTCCTTGTCGCCGGTTTTTATATGTTCGCGTACGCGCTGCTTCGGAAGCCCGTCTATCTGTACTTCGCGCTATTCGCCTCAACACTCTTTTTATATCAAATCGCGCACCGCGGCTACGCCTTTCAGTTTCTCTGGCCCGGCCTGCCTTGGTGGGCGAATGCCGCGCTTCCGGTGACCATGAACCTGCTTGGCCTGTTCGGTGCGCTTTTCGCGCGTGCCATAATGGATCTCCGCGCATCGAGTCCCGGGACCGACAGGCTTTTTATTTTATTCGGATACGTTCTGTTTCCGCTCGCGGCCGTCCTTTCGCTTTTGCTTCCGGCGCGCCCGTGCCTGCAGATGACGTATGCGCTGTTGATGGCATTCGCGTTCATTGTTATTATCCATACCGTATTCGCTCTATGGAGGGGAAACCGTTTCGCGCGTTATTTTCTCGCCGGCGTGGGGGGCTTCGCGGTATTTGCCGTCATAGGCGCGTTTACGGCGTTCGGCAGGCTCCCGCTTAATTTTTTTACCGAATGGAGTACGGAGCTGGGCTTCCTCTGGCTCGTATTTTCGGCATCGGCCGGTATGATAGACAGGATGAAAGCGCTTGCGGATGACCTTCGAAGCTCGCGGGCGGAACAGGAGAAGAATATAGAGCTTCTCACCAGGGCGAACCAGGAGCTTGAGGCTACGAACGAGGAGCTGAACGCGGCCATGGAGGAGCTCGGCGCGACCAATGAGGAATTCGAGGCCCAGAACGAGGAACTTATCGCCGCCGAAAACGAATTAAGACGCAGCGAGGAGAAATACCGGAGCCTGGTGGAAAACATAAACGAGGTCATTTACTCCATTGACGCAAGCGGCGCCATTACGTATCTGAGTCCGGCAGTTGAGAAAATGATTGGTTTTACGCCCACGGAGATCGAGGACCTAAACTTCTCATCACTGATTCACCCGGAGGATGTTGAAAGGATAATCGTGCGGTTCGGGGAGCTAATGCACGATGTGGTAAAACCAAGTGTCTATCGGATAATGACGAAAACCGGGGGATACCGCTGGATAATGAGCTTAAGCAGACCCATATTCCACAGGGGGGAGTTTGTCGGGGCAAACGGCGTCCTTACGGACATCCACGAGAGGAAGGAGGCGGAAGATCGCGTACTCAAGGAAAAAAACTTCGCCACGACCATCATAGACACCCTGCCGGGGATATTCTTCGTCCTTGCCGGCGGCGGTAAACTGGTGCGCTGGAAGGGCCGCGAGAAAACCGATGAGGCCTTCGGCTATACGCCGGAGGAAGTGCGGGCGATGAGCGCGCTCGATCTGGTCTGTCCGAAGGACAGGCAACTGGCGGCGGCCAGGATTCACGAGGCATTCGATACGGGCCAGTCGAGCGCCGAGATCACCTTTGCACACAAAAACGGCGACCGGCTGGTTTTCCATGTGGCCGTGTCGCGCATGCGACTTGACGGGGAAGTCTATCTGATCGGCATAGGCTTCGAGATAACCGACCGCAAAAGGGCCGAGGAGGAGCGGGAGAAGACCCTGGCCCAGCTTATACAGTCCCAGAAAATGGAAGCGATCGGCACCCTTGCCGGCGGCATAGCCCACGAATTCAACAACATGCTGATGGGAATCATGGGGGGCCTGGATATGATCCGCCTTGTCCTGGGAAAAGACGGCCGGGTGGACCGGGACGCCGTTTTAAAATATATTGAAATCGCGCTCGAGTCGTCCCGTCGATCGGTGGATATGACCAGGCAGCTCCTCACACTTTCACGAAAAAGCGGCCTGCAGACGATACCCGTCGACCTGAATGAGACCATCATAAGCGTATTCAAACTCTGTCGAAATACACTGCCGAAATCAGTCAAACTCGATTTTCAAAACGGCGATTCCCCGTTTCGGGTGCTGGCCGATCCGATGCAGATGGAGCAGGTGCTTTTAAACCTCTGCGTCAACGCCGCGCACGCCATGACGAGTATGCGCCCCTTCGGCGAACGGGAGGGCGGCACTCTTTCGGTTTCGGCCAGAGAAGAGCCGGGCTCGGACGAATTCTTCGCCCTCTATCCGTTTGCGCGGCCCGGGGTGAAGTATATAAAGCTTGAGGTCGGCGATACCGGGGTGGGGATCGATGAGGAGGTCAGGGCGCAGATATTCGATCCGTTCTTCACGACCAAGAGAAAGGAGGAAGGAACGGGCCTGGGGCTTTCCATGGCATATAACATCGTGCAACAGCACGGCGGATTTATCGATGTCACCAGCCGCGTCGGTGCGGGTTCCGTGTTTTCGGTCTATCTCCCCGCACTTGAGGGCGAGCCGTCTCCGGTGCGGCCCGCTTCCGGAATGGGTGACATGGTGACCGGAGAGGGCCGGCTGTTGCTCGTTGATGATGAGAAACCGGTGCTTGACATTGCGGCAGGTATGCTTGAACGCCTGGGGTACGAGGTGATATCGGCGGAAAGCGGGAGAGAGGCCCTGGGCATATTCAGCCGGGAACGCCACAGGCTCGATGCCGTTATCCTCGACCTTTCCATGCCCGGGATGTCGGGGCTTGAGGTTTTTGAGCGGATGCGGGAAGCCGATCCGGGCGTAAGGGTGCTGCTGGCGTCTGGTTTTATCGAGGAATCCGTACTCAACAGGGTCCTGAGTCAGGGGGTCGCGGATTTCATCCAGAAGCCGTATACCATCGTGCAGCTTTCGGTTAAAATCAAAAGTGTCATGAGGCCGCCCGACCTGACCACACAGTGA
- a CDS encoding PDZ domain-containing protein, with translation MQNIKYHAVNTVSVIAFALVLAAGINQVIRLSIAPPPGHQQRKQRAVGQQVPAKTFDDYRHILESGFFRLAGQETLNGEAAVSSRLTELQLMGTISGPSAIARALIKKNTEKDPEVFRIGAAVYGFTLVRIDNAKIYLRGSDKKIEVLDMFSGPVPAGDTGKGTLPVSGEGRIKQTISRAELQQKVLNNMDNALAGLRAGPYRVDGKIQGYKLFRVDPNSVLYQLGARNGDVVRRVNGHPIESTEKLYQMWQSIQGNSRITIDLERGGKLVNYDFTVSD, from the coding sequence ATGCAGAATATTAAATATCATGCGGTCAACACCGTTTCCGTCATCGCTTTCGCGCTGGTCCTCGCCGCCGGCATCAACCAGGTGATCAGGTTGAGCATTGCGCCGCCGCCGGGGCACCAGCAACGGAAACAGCGGGCCGTCGGACAGCAGGTGCCGGCGAAGACCTTTGACGACTACAGACATATCCTCGAATCGGGCTTTTTCAGGCTCGCCGGCCAGGAAACACTCAACGGCGAGGCCGCCGTTTCGAGCAGGCTCACGGAACTTCAGCTTATGGGCACGATTTCCGGTCCCTCAGCGATTGCGCGCGCGTTGATCAAGAAGAACACCGAAAAGGACCCCGAGGTATTCAGGATAGGGGCCGCAGTTTACGGTTTTACTCTGGTAAGGATTGATAATGCCAAAATATACCTCAGGGGAAGCGATAAAAAGATAGAGGTACTTGACATGTTCTCCGGCCCCGTGCCCGCGGGCGATACCGGCAAGGGCACTTTGCCGGTTTCGGGCGAGGGACGCATCAAGCAGACTATCAGCCGGGCCGAGCTGCAGCAAAAGGTGCTCAACAACATGGACAACGCGCTCGCGGGCCTGCGCGCCGGTCCGTACCGGGTGGACGGTAAAATTCAGGGATACAAGCTCTTCCGCGTAGATCCGAACAGCGTGCTGTATCAGCTCGGCGCTCGAAACGGCGACGTTGTTCGGCGGGTAAACGGCCACCCCATTGAAAGCACCGAGAAGCTGTACCAGATGTGGCAGTCGATCCAGGGAAATTCCCGTATAACGATAGACCTCGAGCGCGGCGGGAAGCTCGTCAATTACGACTTTACCGTTTCCGATTAG
- a CDS encoding secretin N-terminal domain-containing protein, with amino-acid sequence MTGSRHFRAITIFMLILMCCAVSGPYLYSQATEDGTADAKLMPAGEAPEKPVETPVAPAADRVDKPRQAPKVDRTEKYFTLNFKEVELAEFLNIMSQLIKKNIMVDEKVRGKITISSAKRIPVTQAFDILKSILEVKGFAVIETENLVKIVPIKDAIKKNVEIIVDKDGRAVLPAEDRAITYLLQIEYADANEVANVLRQLKSNDTDIVVYLPLNIIILSGNANEIGGLTRISHSLDKKMEDIKDDKARKGNIHVIHLENSDAEKLAAVLSRIPFSESAMIDTSPVPPATALPQTPKPPQQQPAVRRSDRTSRVTQTQQTVSPTAASQKLSIIANKDTNSLIISATPQEFAEIERIVRELDIVREQVLIEALIVEVSAENSWGFGIDWMLGDQSGRHIYGGSSIMGNAPNYTVPDGLTGKTLAVPLSTGFQLGYLADRSILGYILLNAQGTDKNFNVLSTPQILTIDNQEAELNVGEEIPVPTNNRISDTGVQFYTFEYKPVGVKLKITPHITQKNRITLDLYQEVNSVLGTTTVSSTGAIIPPKLGKRDIRTKISVHDGKTIVVGGLIRNDKSVTEVKVPVLGDIPLLGWFFKRKTVEYTKTNLLVFITPHIVTKPERAEAITEQKREEQRRLKER; translated from the coding sequence ATGACCGGTTCAAGACACTTCAGGGCGATTACGATTTTCATGCTGATCCTCATGTGTTGCGCCGTTTCCGGGCCCTACCTTTATTCGCAGGCGACTGAAGACGGCACCGCCGACGCCAAACTCATGCCCGCCGGCGAGGCCCCCGAGAAGCCGGTCGAAACGCCCGTCGCCCCGGCGGCCGACCGGGTGGATAAGCCGCGGCAGGCGCCGAAAGTCGACCGGACCGAAAAATATTTCACGCTCAACTTCAAGGAGGTGGAGCTCGCCGAGTTTCTCAACATCATGAGCCAGCTCATCAAAAAGAACATCATGGTCGACGAGAAGGTGCGCGGCAAGATCACCATAAGCTCCGCCAAACGCATACCCGTTACCCAGGCGTTCGATATTCTCAAATCGATCCTCGAGGTGAAGGGGTTCGCGGTCATCGAGACCGAGAACCTCGTAAAAATCGTCCCCATCAAGGACGCTATCAAGAAAAACGTGGAGATCATCGTCGATAAAGACGGCAGGGCCGTGCTGCCCGCCGAGGACCGCGCCATCACCTATCTCCTCCAGATTGAATACGCGGACGCCAACGAAGTGGCGAATGTGCTGCGCCAGCTCAAATCCAACGATACCGACATAGTGGTCTATCTTCCGCTCAACATCATCATCCTGAGCGGCAACGCCAATGAGATCGGCGGCCTGACCCGCATCAGCCATTCGCTCGATAAAAAGATGGAGGACATCAAGGACGATAAGGCGCGCAAGGGCAATATCCACGTCATCCATCTGGAGAACTCCGACGCGGAAAAGCTCGCGGCCGTGCTTTCGCGGATACCCTTTTCGGAAAGCGCCATGATCGATACCAGCCCGGTCCCGCCGGCGACGGCCCTGCCTCAGACACCCAAGCCGCCGCAACAGCAGCCCGCGGTACGCCGCTCGGACCGCACATCGCGCGTCACGCAGACGCAGCAGACGGTCTCGCCGACGGCCGCGTCGCAGAAGCTTTCCATAATCGCGAATAAGGACACCAACTCGCTCATCATCTCCGCCACGCCGCAGGAGTTCGCCGAGATAGAGCGTATCGTTAGAGAGCTCGACATTGTCCGCGAACAGGTGCTCATCGAGGCGTTGATCGTCGAGGTTTCCGCCGAGAACAGCTGGGGTTTCGGAATCGACTGGATGCTCGGCGACCAGAGCGGGCGGCACATTTACGGCGGCTCTTCGATTATGGGCAACGCCCCGAATTACACGGTGCCCGACGGCCTCACCGGCAAGACGCTTGCCGTCCCCCTGAGCACCGGTTTTCAGCTCGGATACCTTGCCGACCGCAGCATACTCGGTTACATTCTTCTCAACGCACAGGGCACGGACAAGAATTTCAACGTACTCTCGACGCCGCAGATACTCACCATCGACAACCAGGAAGCCGAACTCAATGTGGGCGAGGAAATCCCCGTCCCAACCAACAACCGTATCAGCGACACCGGGGTCCAGTTTTACACTTTCGAATACAAGCCCGTCGGGGTTAAGCTCAAGATCACTCCGCACATCACCCAGAAAAACCGTATTACACTCGACCTTTACCAGGAGGTGAACTCGGTGCTGGGTACGACGACCGTGTCCTCTACCGGCGCCATCATCCCGCCGAAGCTCGGCAAGCGCGACATCAGGACAAAGATCTCCGTACACGACGGAAAGACGATCGTGGTCGGCGGGCTCATCCGCAACGACAAGTCGGTTACGGAGGTAAAGGTACCCGTGCTCGGCGACATTCCTCTTCTGGGCTGGTTCTTCAAGCGCAAGACCGTCGAGTACACCAAGACAAATCTTCTTGTATTCATCACTCCGCATATTGTCACCAAGCCGGAGCGCGCGGAGGCGATAACCGAGCAGAAGCGTGAGGAGCAGCGAAGGCTGAAGGAGCGATAA